In the Gossypium raimondii isolate GPD5lz chromosome 9, ASM2569854v1, whole genome shotgun sequence genome, one interval contains:
- the LOC105799853 gene encoding cyclin-dependent protein kinase inhibitor SMR3, producing the protein MNCGCLPVSLVGISSSETAVVKGGEEGMEFDILKRPPSVKCQTTTSSSSSSPGKQQQEEGEINVRAAGEENEEKKEMNSKEMDDDDNDGFKTPTSTDSKIPAEPKQCPPAPRKPKPNKRKASSPTNGLTAVGINPLLLDLSEELESLSHKVEKKTRTQEQQ; encoded by the exons ATG AATTGCGGCTGCCTGCCGGTTTCCCTTGTCGGTATCTCGAGTTCAGAGACGGCCGTAGTCAAAGGTGGTGAAGAAGGAATGGAATTCGACATTCTGAAACGACCCCCATCGGTGAAGTGCCAAACTAcaacctcttcttcttcttcttcacccGGTAAACAACAACAAGAAGAAGGAGAAATCAACGTTAGAGCAGCTGGTGAGGAGAacgaagagaagaaagaaatgaattCCAAGGAAATGGACGATGATGATAATGATGGGTTTAAAACTCCAACATCTACGGATTCCAAAATCCCAGCTGAGCCGAAACAATGCCCGCCTGCACCAAGAAAACCCAagccaaataaaagaaaagcatCATCGCCTACCAATGGCTTAACCGCAGTCGGGATTAATCCGCTACTGCTGGATCTTTCGGAAGAGCTCGAGTCCTTGAGCCACAAGGTCGAGAAAAAAACTCGAACGCAAGAGCAGCAATGA
- the LOC105799854 gene encoding uncharacterized protein LOC105799854 — MNARRMDRKKTMTMNWDGLRDDDDEFFDPSDTGHESEGSDDENEDFDDCHVSFASTVPPVTTEFRTVAATATPVAPDYDMWMTSPGSIKARRQKLFQGMGLNSNKQLLSLKRAITNKVAFHPASTPAPARAPAPAPAPAPAPAPAPASAPAPTRAATPTPTPTPTTASAKPEVPVATKSSAPTKEPQKSSEESSKRELQSHLPVSFLLVRSRSEGEIESRSIEKQRKLDMLGTVSKQRLARTYSMISTPQAKAYLRPGNIKASKGNQTSKQSGPLTSIFSKRGFEAFFLIKNLDTGKEFIVNEYDQDGKWNKLSDLQTGKKLTMEEFDKCVGYSPVVKELMRRANDNKSNSYISKSLKMSMSKGAAMLKSIKGVANSMALRGEKEREVVLALEQKNNANKNGNNQWVKVRQTGKSYKELSALNLCQEIQAHEGSIWIIKFSTDARYLASAGEDTVIHVWEIQECEVLSNNEGSSVTPGSSPLHPSLAGSMDLDADKRKGKVPDYVRKPEVVFSLSDRPIYSLNGHTEDVLDLSWSKSQQLLSSSMDKTVRLWDLESQSCIKVFAHSDYVTCIHFNPSDDNHFISGSLDAKVRIWNVPERRVVDWTDLNEMVTAACYSPDGQSAFIGSHKGNCRLYSTEECKLNQLEQIFVQKSKANAKKITGFQYCPTNPSQVLVTSADSRIRILEGSEVIYRCSGFRNTSSQIAASFTQDGKYVLTASEDSQVFVWRYDEPRNTGTAKRTAVPARGYEQFPCKAVSVAIPWPGTIKGETPSMSKKNSKRTQPGESPNNEDDTQPNKKGLPPLPKKNNTEKTTSPSEEDPAQASAVDPGIPESSSSMSRSSSSSKDDSPSDSSASNLNSSSSIKAGDSSSNANTGSTKSEESGSVPSAAAAPSIWSWFDVVGGGAGNTPTETTAWGLVIVTATLDGEIKIYQNFGLPRKINLI; from the exons ATGAATGCTCGAAGAATGGATCGCAAGAAAACCATGACCATGAATTGGGATGGCCTACGAGACGACGATGATGAGTTCTTCGACCCTAGCGATACAGGTCACGAGTCGGAAGGTTCTGATGACGAGAACGAAGATTTCGATGACTGTCACGTTTCTTTCGCTTCCACGGTGCCGCCGGTCACAACGGAGTTTCGAACCGTCGCCGCCACCGCAACCCCTGTGGCTCCCGACTACGATATGTGGATGACGTCTCCAGGGTCCATTAAGGCACGGAGGCAAAAGCTTTTTCAAGGCATGGGCTTAAATTCTAACAAACAACTACTCAGTCTTAAACGTGCCATTACCAACAAGGTCGCTTTCCATCCGGCTTCGACTCCGGCTCCTGCTCGTGCTCCTGCTCCTGCTCCTGCTCCTGCTCCTGCTCCTGCTCCTGCACCTGCATCTGCACCTGCTCCTACTCGTGCTGCTACTCCTACTCCTACTCCTACTCCTACTACCGCTTCGGCAAAACCCGAAGTTCCGGTAGCTACTAAGAGCAGTGCTCCTACAAAGGAACCCCAAAAATCCAGTGAAGAATCTTCGAAACGGGAATTGCAATCTCACTTGCCGGTTTCTTTCTTGCTGGTACGATCCCGGTCCGAAGGCGAGATTGAGTCACGTTCGATCGAGAAGCAAAGGAAACTAGATATGTTGGGTACGGTATCAAAGCAACGCCTAGCGAGAACGTATTCTATGATATCAACCCCACAAGCAAAAGCATACCTACGCCCGGGAAACATTAAGGCTTCGAAGGGTAACCAGACAAGCAAGCAAAGCGGGCCTTTAACCTCGATATTCTCTAAACGTGGGTTCGAagcatttttcttaattaagaaTTTAGATACGGGGAAAGAGTTCATCGTCAACGAGTATGATCAAGACGGGAAGTGGAACAAGCTGAGTGATCTTCAAACGGGTAAGAAGTTAACGATGGAGGAATTCGACAAATGTGTGGGGTATTCGCCAGTGGTGAAAGAGCTAATGCGTCGAGCAAATGATAACAAGTCCAACTCGTATATTTCCAAGAGCTTGAAGATGAGCATGAGTAAAGGTGCAGCCATGTTGAAGAGCATTAAAGGGGTGGCTAATTCCATGGCATTAAGAGGGGAGAAGGAGAGGGAGGTAGTGTTAGCCCTGGAACAAAAGAATAATGCCAACAAGAATGGAAATAACCAATGGGTGAAAGTTAGACAAACAGGGAAATCATACAAGGAATTGAGTGCTTTAAATTTATGTCAAGAAATTCAAGCTCATGAGGGATCCATTTGGATCATCAAGTTTAGTACGGATGCCAGGTATTTAGCCAGTGCCGGTGAGGATACGGTAATTCATGTGTGGGAAATTCAAGAATGTGAGGTGTTGTCCAACAATGAAGGGAGTTCAGTAACACCAGGGAGTTCACCACTTCATCCATCCCTCGCAGGCTCAATGGATCTAGATGCCgataaaaggaaaggaaaggttCCTGATTATGTCCGTAAGCCTGAAGTTGTGTTTTCGCTCTCTGACAGACCAATCTATTCTCTCAATGGCCATACCGAAGATGTTTTGGACTTGTCCTGGTCCAAATCTCAG CAACTACTTTCATCTTCAATGGATAAAACTGTAAGGCTATGGGACCTGGAAAGCCAGAGTTGTATAAAGGTGTTTGCTCATAGTGACTATG TAACTTGCATACACTTCAACCCTTCTGACgacaatcatttcataagcgGATCGCTCGATGCGAAAGTTCGAATTTGGAACGTACCAGAGAGGAGAGTTGTTGATTGGACTGATCTCAACGAAATGGTTACCGCCGCCTGCTACTCCCCTGATGGCCAG AGTGCCTTCATTGGTTCACATAAAGGCAATTGTCGACTGTACAGTACTGAAG AATGCAAACTAAATCAGCTAGAACAGATTTTTGTTCAAAAAAGCAAGGCTAATGCTAAAAAGATCACTGGTTTCCAG TATTGTCCAACTAATCCATCTCAAGTACTCGTTACTTCCGCGGATTCTCGAATCCGAATCTTGGAAGGATCAGAAGTCATTTATAGATGCAGCG GGTTCCGAAACACCAGCAGTCAAATTGCGGCATCGTTTACTCAAGACGGAAAATATGTGTTAACTGCAAGTGAAGATTCCCAAGTATTCGTTTGGAGGTATGACGAGCCTCGAAACACAGGCACAGCGAAAAGAACTGCAGTCCCTGCTCGAGGTTACGAGCAGTTCCCGTGTAAAGCTGTTTCGGTAGCAATCCCGTGGCCTGGGACTATAAAAGGCGAGACTCCGTCGATGTCAAAGAAAAACTCGAAACGAACCCAACCCGGTGAATCACCAAACAATGAAGACGACACTCAACCGAACAAGAAAGGCTTGCCACCACTTCCTAAGAAGAACAACACAGAGAAAACTACTAGTCCTTCGGAAGAAGATCCAGCACAAGCTTCTGCTGTTGATCCTGGGATCCCCGAGTCATCGTCTTCGATGTCGAGATCTTCGTCATCAAGCAAAGACGATTCGCCATCCGATTCATCAGCTAGCAACCTCAACTCTTCTTCCTCAATAAAAGCTGGGGATTCGTCTTCTAATGCCAACACTGGCTCCACAAAAAGCGAGGAATCAGGTTCGGTGCCGTCTGCAGCAGCAGCACCATCCATTTGGTCATGGTTCGATGTTGTAGGCGGTGGAGCTGGAAACACTCCTACGGAAACAACGGCTTGGGGCCTAGTAATCGTTACAGCCACACTAGATGGTGAAATCAAGATCTACCAAAATTTTGGGTTGCCACGTAAAATTAACCTCATCTAA
- the LOC105799855 gene encoding uncharacterized protein LOC105799855: MNSITSPVSCTIDDKDLDDAALWAVIDSAAASHSSSKHRKPLAIKYHSHQSPPTPVSDPSPPRKLPQQKVQNPNHQFYSPPSANCRRFTNSGEDCHRPYKIARSCASEVSETSPVAIVQRTPITSLPERSPEMYLSPGFGRVDVNGSEVSRGSSVRSEEKEGMRHSLSGMFPSVALFKQYQNAAMAILEKSDYTMISGNPFIKKSGWRKISFYFNLSYEIKDKNIEFDENRNVQRAEFVVRAYMQGGRFSDGWGSCERREKRFLKPNHDIPSTAETRAKNKACQDLLGIGEYRTGASQFQRQI, from the exons atgaacTCTATCACTTCACCGGTTAGCTGCACCATCGATGACAAGGACCTAGACGACGCCGCATTATGGGCTGTTATCGACTCCGCCGCCGCATCCCACTCCTCCTCCAAGCACCGCAAACCCTTGGCGATCAAATACCACAGCCATCAATCCCCTCCCACCCCCGTTTCGGACCCCTCGCCCCCCCGGAAACTTCCCCAGCAAAAGGTTCAGAACCCTAACCATCAATTTTATTCCCCTCCCAGCGCGAATTGCCGCCGGTTTACTAACTCTGGGGAAGACTGTCACCGGCCGTACAAAATCGCGAGGTCTTGCGCTTCCGAGGTCAGCGAGACAAGCCCGGTTGCCATAGTACAGAGGACACCAATAACCTCTTTGCCGGAGCGGTCGCCGGAGATGTATTTGTCTCCGGGTTTCGGAAGAGTTGACGTTAATGGATCCGAGGTGTCGCGGGGGAGTAGCGTAAGGAGCGAGGagaaggaaggaatgaggcaTAGCTTGTCCGGGATGTTTCCTTCGGTTGCACTGTTTAAGCAGTATCAGAATGCAGCCATGGCg ATTTTGGAGAAATCTGATTATACGATGATATCAGGAAACCCTTTCATTAAAAAATCAG GTTGGAGGAAAATATCGTTTTACTTCAACCTCTCCTACGAAATCAAAGACAAGAACATTGAATTCGATGAAAACCGCAATGTTCAGCGTGCTGAATTCGTGGTTCGGGCTTATATGCA GGGTGGGAGATTCTCTGATGGGTGGGGCTCGTGTGAGCGGAGGGAGAAGAGATTTCTAAAACCAAACCATGATATCCCTAGTACAGCAGAAACCAGAGCTAAGAACAAAGCATGTCAG GATTTGCTAGGAATTGGGGAGTATCGTACTGGTGCAAGCCAATTTCAGCGACAAATATAG